The following nucleotide sequence is from Sander lucioperca isolate FBNREF2018 chromosome 19, SLUC_FBN_1.2, whole genome shotgun sequence.
TCGCAGGAAAGCAGGATGAGGAACAAAGCTCAGATTCCATCAAGTAAGTAACCATTAGGCCCTTCTTCTTTATTGATATTGACAGCTCAACAGACATTGAAGTCTGTGTGTAAAAGAGATGGAAAGGCTGATAAATGTTTACCATGAATGAGTCAAATCAACCATGAAATCACATTTAATCACAAGCTCCGTTTGAACCTTTTGCACATTTGAATCTGCAGAAAGAAGCACTTGCTCTATTCTTTAATCTCCTTATATGTGGTTTAATGCTTTGCTGTATAATTAGGTAGCAAATTAAGTTATTCTTAAAACTGTAATGAAAGATTTTCTTGCCTTCCCAGACCTCAGGATGGTTTCAGTGCTCTGCTGAGGCGTCATGGCGGCTCCAGGAGAAACTCCTTGCTGCGCTGGTGCCAGAATCGTACCCAAGGTTATAAGGTAAGACAGCAGGATGTCACCATTATTGAAATATTTTGAAATTCGTCACAATCTGTAAAGATTAAGAGGAATTCAGGCTGGGCAACAAAAATACCCTTTTACCAGTTATATTTTGTCTTCATCAAGTATGTTTTGTGGCAGAATATTGAGATCACAAACTTCAGCAGCAGCTGGGAGGACGGCTTGGCATTCTGCGCTGTTTATCACACGTATTTACCAACTCACATCCCGTACGACACCCTCAACCGAGCAGACAAGGTAAAACCATTGCTGTTGGTTCTCAAAACAAAGGAAACGCATGCTATGAGCAGattgttttaatcattttatttacaaAGACTTTTGACTTAAGCACAAGTCTCAAAAGCTTttacagagacagaaaagaagaaaaaaaaaacatatcagatatCAAGTTACAAATACTGATCTCTACACTCATAAAACTAGCATACCGGTTAACAATCAAGTCTAAATTTGTGTACTACAGAAAGTCACTCCTGTGAAAGAACCAAAAATCTCTTGTACTCACTTTATTAAACACGACAAAGGTCTGAGGACCAAAATATCGTTAATAAAGCAAGTAGAAGTGGTCGACAGTGTACTggatttttttggttcttttacAAGAATCCATGACTATAAGGTATGTCTGTAAAACTGTGCACCTGATGATGTAACGGCTGCTTCTGACTCAAATGTTTTTACAGAAGGAAAATCTGGACCTTGCTTTTAAGACAGGAGAGGGCGTGGGAATTACAGCCACACTTGTGAGACATTTTTCTCAACACATTTGTAAAGAACAATTGTGCAACTTAAACAGCTGTGTCCACTGGTCGTATAATCTTATCTTTACATGTTAACTGTGTGACAGACAGTGGAGGAGATGCTGAAGGCAGATGGGCCGGACTGGCAGAGGGTCCTGGGTTATGTCGAAAGCGTTTTCCGCCACTTTGAGATGTGACGTTGTTTCCTATCGTCTTGTTATTGTGCCTGGTTCGATCATTGTGACTGAAGGACTGAGACTGTTCCCCACAAGAAGGAGCTCTACTCATAATGAACCCAGAATAGCCAGGATTTAAAATGTGTGGGCAATATTAGACCTTGACGGGATTTTATGTATCAATACAATGTCCTTCACACAGAAATGACCCAGATGGGTACTAAACTTTGcagtatttttaattttctaCATACAGTTCACACTATTCAGATCCAAATAGCTACCGGGTGATGATGCACAAGACACCAAAAgatttgtcactttctttttttttctttttaagtacAGGAATATGAACACCTGCTCATCAATTACTTTTAATTTTGTTACTGGGTGCTGGGTGCACTGGTTTTGCACTGTTTTCCTTTTCAAAAAATGAGCACTTTGATTGTCAATTTGTGTTATTGTtatatttttgtgtttaagtggatgatTTCAGAATCTGGGGcatttttaagttttatttatcTTGACTAAGAGTTATTTTTATCATCAACCTCTGTTATACAATGTCATCATGTCTGCATGCACCCAAACCTAaaaccacaaaacaaagaaaggggCAGACATGAATGCAGATGTTATGTTAGAAAAGTGATGTTTTAACCTAAAATGCTACAGTTACCCGTCTAAGGGAAGTTGCCTTTTGAAGAAAAGTATatatgaaaatgtgtgtaaagcgCTTCAGTATTTCTAACATGGTAAACATATGACGATGTTGTTGCCAAAGCACTATTGCAATAATAAAGTTATGTATAAGGAAGTCATTTTCCCCCTACATTTTCTCTATTAATACCACACAGATTCACAGAAAAATGTTTAATATATAACAAAAGAATGGCATTTGATACATCTGACAGCATATAAAAATGGTAtaataaaaattatttaaaaaacaaacaaaagatggtaaaaggccctgaacacccacacaggttttttgttttagttaatctggctgattggacctcttCCCAGGATTGTGTGTATAGAATTATggacatcttcctgagtctccTGTTAGTGTTGTTGCACCTGATATGGCAGCTTTATCcttcttattggtagaaaagaTTTGTGATCTAATAAATAAAATCTGAGCTCTGGCCCAACTTCcacctgagcagaggtctgatcagccagaataactgaaatcacTTGTatgggtgttcagaggctttaaaggAAAGGTGTATAAGGTTCAGTAACATAAGAAAATGGTCATAATGTAACCTTGTAACAAATAAAtactgaaacatttaaaaagcaataatttaaCAGTTTAGCAAGGATGTTTTAAATGAAACCTTAATGTAGCTAAGGCATGAGTTTCATCTTTGTTGGAACGTATTAGTGTATTGAGTAAGAGAGTTCTCAAGAAAAGTAGATGATAGACAAGATCGCAGTATGTTCATGTTGATCCAAAGCATTAGATGAAAGTAACCTTGCAGTTGACTATTGACTGAAGAAGCCCTATGAAGCTGGAATGGCGCCTCCTATAGGTGGTGTTGACAGTGGTGGCAGGAGGAGAGACTTCAGTTTAACTGACATGGCTGCAATCTCAGGGTCTTGAGTTTCATACATCTTCACCAATCTGGCAAATTTTAGGACACCTGAAAGTGAAGCAGAGCCAAGATCAATGTGATCAAATGTGTCATCTACTCTGAAGGACATGCAGTCTTTGTGAGTACAGTACCTAAATATCTACATATGTTTTGATAAAATGTGAAATTATTGTGGGTTGTTTTGTCACTTGTCCGATATTCATACacaaacatttacagtaatgtattaaTTTCACTCAGCTTGAACAGATTGGGTCATTTAACTGTACAATAACCAAATCCCAGACAATATTAACTTTCAAATCATGACATCAATGTTATATCAATATATGGCTGAACTCTAGTGAATAACATAAATTCTACATACATTCTAGAGTTCCTAGAAGTTCAAATCTATGGCACGATATTCCCCTTTAGATGATGGCGCTATAAGGTCCTTTCTGCATGACACATCAGTGTTTTCTAGCCCTAAAGTAAATCTCGACGTTAGGCCTAGAATTTAATGCTGCCTTATGCTTACCTTCTCCTTCATTGTTGAAGCCGTAAGCTTTGATAACCTCTTGTTGAATCTGGGTGGCAACAGGCAGCACAAGCTGCAGCATTTTGCCCATGTCGTTGCAGGAACTTTCTCGAGCCTCCTCCATCCTTGCAGCGTTTTCTGGTACTGAGAAGGCCTGGATCACCTCACTCAGTACCACTGtggaagaaacaaacaaaacatcagTAGCTGCTCCACTTCTACAGCATGTATGTTAACTGCAAAGCAAGTAGATTTCTTTTATGTAGCATGTAAAGACAGGATCTTGGAAATACAAGTTAACTCAATGTGCTTCAAAGGCACACGCAACAAccccacagacacaaacatacatcAGACAGTTTGACATGCCGTTTGTCCAATATTTATTCAGCAATAATGATGTGGGGCACATAAGAAAGACCAGAAAAGCTAGAAAATGTAAACTTAACACAATATAAACAGTTCTCCTCACCTCTGGTCTGCTCAACAGTGAGGGTGGGCTGCTGTGCTGGAGCTGAGGCCATGtctggagagaaaagagaacaacatgtaggctacatatgaacagaaagtaaaactagaTGGAAGATGAAAATGAAGTCACCTTAGTTATAGAGCTACAGGTATTAGTTGATTAGTCGATCGAAATTAATCAATTcatctattttgataattaatcGTTTCAGTCGTTTTTTTAAGCAAACCTGCCAAATCACAAGTCTTCGCTCTTCACTGTGAtgatttttgctgcttttctctgctcttCATCATTGTATACTGAATTTATTTGGAAAAACAAGCAATCTGAAGATGTCATCTTAGGCATTGATATTAATGGCCATTTTTTTTACTGATACAAtaatatttaattcataaataTCACTGGTAGCTATATCCAACACTGATGATCTATAGACACGGATGCTGTGTAACAATACAATCTATCTTATCTTAGTTCTAACGTTATAATGAATGTTAGAATGATGTTGTAAGACAGTGTGGTCTTTtaggtagctagctaagttaACGTTAGTTGTTGGAATTACGTTAAAAGGTCCTAAACTTGAATGCTAGAAACCTGCTGTAAGATGatgctatctatctatgtatcgtTTAAGTCTCACTAAAGTTAGTTAACCGAACtaacgttaactagctagctagctagtcttCCACAATGACAACATAAAGAACATTTTGGTTGTGCTGATGAGCTGGACGTTGGTTCAATGTCTGAACCATTGGCCGTTTGTTCTCTCTATCGATATCTTtgactgtaacgttagcttagctaagGTTACCAACAGCTAAAACACATATATTCACGACAGGATTAACCACTAAACATTAAAGTGTAGAGGTTTGAAAACTCACCACtaatgagaaaaaaacacaacctaGCTTGTAGCAGACCTGTGGAAATCAGCCAATCAACTGGAAAACGACGCATTCTACGACAATTGAAAGCTTTTTGCGACACGACTTCCTTCTTTCAGATAGACGCGGAAGTAAAAAGGTAAACAAACGTCTCGCTAAGTATAGCATAATGAAATATTTCTAAAATGGTTTTAAAGTTGATGTTAAAGTGAATGACAGTCAACGTAATTGCAGTTGATATTATGTTAAGCTTTGTTGAAGCAACGCTGATATAAAGAAGTTTAAGTAAATGAGTTGTACTAGCGGCTCTTTTGCCACGTACACCTCATAATAATAACGTCAG
It contains:
- the grcc10 gene encoding protein C10, which gives rise to MRRFPVDWLISTGLLQARLCFFLISDMASAPAQQPTLTVEQTRVVLSEVIQAFSVPENAARMEEARESSCNDMGKMLQLVLPVATQIQQEVIKAYGFNNEGEGVLKFARLVKMYETQDPEIAAMSVKLKSLLLPPLSTPPIGGAIPAS